The Caballeronia sp. Lep1P3 genome window below encodes:
- a CDS encoding TlpA disulfide reductase family protein: MNSKRILAALAVAIAATVGGFYAGHLFTGSDTEAATQPAGNAVDQLWKTTPPAAPGTSQPLAAYKGKPVVVNFWASWCGPCVKEMPTLSAMQREYQKKGVTFIGLGVDSEKNIGDFLKKVPVDYPVYVTGFGGADLARSFGNNAGGLPFTVVIDAKGAVRLTKLGEVNESELRRTLDAL; encoded by the coding sequence ATGAACAGCAAACGCATTCTCGCGGCCCTCGCCGTGGCGATCGCCGCGACGGTCGGCGGCTTCTACGCGGGCCATCTCTTCACCGGCAGCGACACCGAAGCCGCGACGCAGCCAGCCGGCAACGCCGTCGACCAACTGTGGAAGACGACGCCGCCCGCCGCGCCCGGCACGTCCCAGCCGCTCGCCGCGTACAAGGGCAAGCCGGTTGTCGTCAATTTCTGGGCGTCGTGGTGCGGACCGTGCGTGAAGGAAATGCCCACGCTTTCCGCGATGCAGCGCGAGTATCAGAAAAAGGGCGTGACGTTCATCGGGCTCGGCGTGGATAGCGAGAAGAACATCGGCGACTTCCTGAAGAAGGTGCCGGTCGATTATCCCGTCTATGTGACGGGCTTCGGCGGTGCCGATCTCGCGCGCAGCTTCGGCAACAATGCGGGCGGGCTGCCGTTCACCGTCGTGATCGACGCGAAAGGTGCCGTTCGATTGACCAAATTGGGCGAAGTCAACGAGTCGGAGTTGCGGCGCACGCTCGACGCGCTGTAA
- a CDS encoding UDP-N-acetylmuramate--alanine ligase: MVRKSHFDPQRVREEIAIAAARMIAEDGLDYSTAKRKAARLVVGEAKIGGEFLPDNDQIEEEIREYQAIFQSDSQPAVLRRMRELALEWMERLKPYDPYLTGAVLNGTAGEHSDIHLQCFCDNPKEVAIYLLNANVQYDVSETRHFAGRGYVETLSFLHRERGEEPIGIHIALYGSDDLRGAVRADGRGRLARANAGAVRALLDQTGDPDRPPLQVGG, translated from the coding sequence ATGGTTCGCAAATCACATTTCGATCCGCAGCGCGTGCGCGAGGAAATCGCGATCGCGGCAGCGAGGATGATCGCCGAAGACGGTCTCGATTACTCCACGGCGAAGCGCAAGGCAGCGCGGCTCGTGGTCGGCGAGGCGAAGATCGGCGGCGAGTTCTTGCCCGACAACGATCAGATCGAAGAGGAAATCCGCGAATATCAGGCCATTTTCCAGAGCGACAGCCAGCCCGCCGTCCTGCGCCGCATGCGCGAACTGGCGCTCGAATGGATGGAACGCCTGAAACCCTACGATCCTTATCTGACCGGCGCGGTCCTCAATGGCACGGCGGGCGAGCATTCCGACATTCATCTGCAATGCTTCTGCGACAATCCGAAGGAAGTCGCGATTTACTTGCTCAATGCCAACGTTCAGTACGATGTCTCCGAGACGCGGCACTTCGCCGGACGCGGTTATGTCGAGACGCTGAGCTTTCTGCACCGTGAGCGCGGCGAAGAGCCGATCGGCATTCACATCGCGCTTTACGGCAGCGACGATCTGCGCGGCGCGGTGCGGGCCGACGGACGCGGCCGGCTCGCGCGCGCGAACGCCGGCGCCGTGCGCGCACTGCTGGACCAAACCGGCGATCCTGACCGCCCGCCGCTTCAGGTCGGCGGATGA
- the accB gene encoding acetyl-CoA carboxylase biotin carboxyl carrier protein — MDLRKLKTLIDLVSESGISELEVTEGEGKVRIVKNAAPVYMQAPQQYAPQAAAQAAPGISAAADIGAGAATPAAAAPQGHVVTSPMVGSFYRAPSPGADPFVQVGDTVKEGQTICIIEAMKLLNEIEADKSGVVKEILVENGQAVEYGQPLFVIGD, encoded by the coding sequence ATGGACCTTCGTAAACTGAAAACGCTGATCGACCTCGTCTCGGAATCCGGCATCTCGGAGCTGGAAGTGACGGAGGGCGAAGGCAAGGTTCGCATCGTCAAGAACGCCGCACCCGTCTACATGCAGGCGCCGCAGCAGTACGCGCCGCAGGCTGCGGCGCAGGCCGCGCCGGGCATCTCCGCTGCCGCCGACATCGGCGCGGGTGCCGCGACGCCCGCCGCTGCCGCGCCGCAAGGCCATGTCGTGACTTCGCCGATGGTCGGCTCGTTCTACCGCGCGCCGTCGCCGGGCGCGGACCCGTTCGTGCAGGTCGGCGATACGGTCAAGGAAGGCCAGACCATCTGCATCATCGAAGCCATGAAGCTCCTGAACGAGATCGAAGCGGACAAGTCCGGCGTCGTGAAGGAAATCCTCGTCGAGAACGGTCAGGCGGTCGAATACGGCCAGCCGCTCTTCGTGATCGGCGACTGA